The genomic stretch AGAACATGTTTCTGAATCAAATTCACAGGTTAAATCTGACTGAAGGGTGAAATACCAGAGGTTTTATCCACTCTGAGACTTTCTTCACTGCGTCCTGATTCCTGGGACACTGCAGTAATCCTCTGTCCTCATGGAACACACAGTCCACagtgagtgtgttctctctgtttacatTTCTGCTGCTGTCTTTGAGAGTGATGTTGGGGTCGATCGTGTGATGGAGCACCACGAGAACCGCAGGCTTGGTGTCTACAGCGAAGAATAAAACACACGGACAGATGTTCATCAGCAGCACAGCTTTACACCAGGAGAGAATCAGCTAAAATCATCTGGAGCAGAAACAGATCCTCtttaacacacaaatacataaagaCAGTGGCATAAAAGGGTAAATAAACAGATGTTCCAGATGTTTCAGGGACTGGGACTGGAACATGAGCAGGTATTTAGTGACAGACACAGGGTTTTTTAGAGTAAGATCTCTCCTAAAGAAGCAGGGAGGCAGGGCAGTTGTTGGTAAACGAGGGCAGTGTGAGCTCTTCTTGTCGGGACCCTGCAGTGTCCTCAGTTTAAAGTGTAGAAGTTGTTTAATCAGATAAAGTCCCGTCCCAAACGGAGCCCTGTGCCCTGCCGTCCTCCTCCAAGTCCACACTCTGGGGACATCAGCACCATTCAGACTTACAGGAGGAAACATGTTGGCACACAAACATTTACTAGTGACTGAGTCCTCGTGGAGCCCCCTGGTGGCTCGGAGGCTGAACAGACTGATCACAGAACTCAGTACCTGATAATCTCTGAAGCTTTTGCAGCGCTGCTTCAATATCAGTTCCAGCTTGAGACACAATGGGGCagaagaacagaatgaaattaCTCTCCTCCACATTAAACACCTCCTCCACATCGAAGGGACCCTCTTTCAGATGTTTTATGAATTCCAGATGAGAGTTCAGTGTCTTTCCCCCCACAGCACAGAAGAATTTAACTTTctctacaacagaaaaaacagaacaggagAGAAACTGAACATGATTCATTCACAGAGCCTCTCTCCTCACGAGAAACTAGTCATTCTCCCTCCACCTTTCATCTTACTACATTTCCTTTCCCACAAATGAAGGAATAAACTCGTCTGAGCGGCTCGACTGGATCCTGGGTGAACGCTGCAGGGTGTGACGAGGGAGTCGTAGCTGACGGTGGAGGGGTCAGTAACTCAGACTGGGTAAAAGAGTTGGGGATAAATGAGTGGAGAGAGCAGTGGGAGACAGAGGAGGACGTTAACAGAGACGTCACACTCACCTCTTTTCAGACGCTCCACTTCTCTCTTCAGCCGTTTACGTTCCACTTTCTGAAAAACAATAACGCAGTCAGTAAATCCTGATTATTCTGTTTCAGTAGAATTCAGTTCAGTTTGTTTAAAGAGAACTGAactccagtgttttctgtggtcAGGGTCTAAAGCCTGTTCTGGGGTCAGTGGGGTTTAACAGTGGTCAGTCCTGTAAGTGTCCAGTGTTGTAGTGTAGGGTACGAGAGCAGCAGATAAATCACTCACCGGGTCatctgcaggaggaggaggaggaggaggaggaggaggagcgaTGGTgtggaggaaagaaaagaaaagagagaatgatTAACTGTAACAGTTTCACTGATATTAGAATAAAACAGAACTGTCTTCATTATAAAATACAGCAGAACTTACTCCACTGTGCTGTGTCCTGTTCTTTAGCCTGAAGAGAAACCAGAGGAACAGATTTAATGAGGAAACACTGTGTGACTCAAGACTAGAACAGCtgtggtgtgtgagagaataTGTTTCTGAATCAAATTCACAGGTTAAATCTGACTGAAGGGTGAAATACCAGAGGTTTTATCCACTCTGAGACTTTCTTCACTGCGTCCTGATTCCTGGGACACTGCAGTAATCCTCTGTCCTCATGGAACACACAGTCCACAGTGAATGTGTTCTTTGTGTTTACACTTCTGCTGCTCTCTGGGAGAGTGATGTAGGGGTCGAATGTGTGATGGAGCACCACGAGAATCGCAGGCTTGGTGTCTACAGtgaagaataaaacacacagacagatgtgtattggatatgatgaatgtgtattaatttctaataagaaattgtgactttctgaagatgtgatttgatatacccaaactttagctcaCTTCAGAAACACACCAAGCAAGATCGGAATTTGACATTAGCATCCAGAGCAGGCTCATAAAACCTCACTCCAGGACGTTTACGACCCAAGGTCCCAGGGTCAAGAGCAGAATCTCTGCAAagtgcagagagacacacagactcaaacttgattaaaactgttctctcacacattttgaaagattgttaaacaaaacacaaaccttaattcccattggtttaaaacaatttgaagttacatgTGTGCAGAACTGTTTGATGTTAATCCTGTTTTGACAATCAACataggtggaattaatttacatgtgtttaaagtcatttttgtttatatgaatttatgtagaaccaaggtagccacatactatgtgtttagttggttaataattataaagaacatggttgtctttttcttaatgatattactttgtgttaacatctaatcttttatattgcaaagtattcactcagggatggtcaagtctttaTCTTGTCAAGtgccactcccaaggtacaggaaacagccaatcaggagcaagaaaagctccaattctccctcactGAGGATGAATCAAGTATtcggggcgggttttctaaactctggttaaaaacctgtggtGCCAAATGACACAGCTTTTTAGGCTTCTTCCcctttttctccactgttcgactcttcacttcaaggctccagacacttggggcgttTACCGTTtcagcctttttcaaggctaaagagtaaaatgacctaAGGTTTTGCGCTCACTCTTTTTAACACTCCTCTGAGACACATTCTTAGAGAATTTTGGAGAGGAAGACCTTTTTCTGAAGAACGTCTCTCTGtcctgcttccagcagacaATGCTTCTCAGATAGGGTAGTCAGAGAGCTCTCCTGAGCTCTCTCATGGCTCTCTtcaacagtcttgggcccctcgTGGTCCAGAGAGAACCGATTTTTCTACATTAATGttgtccagatagaaactatagattaagaaaagctatagtttaaccctagcgAAATTTCAATGCCACACCCAAAACATGAAGGcaacctctgaccctcaaaacaACGACAACGCCACAAAGAGGACGGCCGcatgcaccctcagaatgatcttctgagatgaggctccaggagagacctgcatggacgtgtctctctctcacaaggcggaagatcagcgacgacgaagaatccccacagagaccttcagaacgccaccagctccgacgacTGCGTCTGAAAGACTCAGGAGAAAAGGAATGCCCACGTCGGCAATTCTCCtggaagtcgtgccggaaggcaccATCAGCAACATGCTGCCTGTCCATCTCCGGAtatgtaaggtcacatggttttatgtctctcatggctcatgggttggtactgaaagtttgctgggataaacaatagcctttcttagaacttaggccAATAATTaccatagagaaattccctcatatattaatctccctgttccctcatatatcactgtaatccatttcattatatgaatgtctaatcaatattcattatttgatattacaattaataaaccagttgtgtgataaaaccaatccttggttatttgtttgtgtgtgcacctttcttgtatggaattaaaatttctagttcagattccattttagagtcaagaacccatggcgggtcaatgagcataattcattaataatagttaattctagttaattctgctgtataatatgtgaagataacctacttgtctaagctaaaattaagacaggtaaggacactCCATATTAGTTAaagctcccaaacatggagcttagcaaaatgaaataaataattaattattaatgaaataataattaattatcattgactctgctatgtagtgctaatgccacagcaacgtgtgcatactatttccactacagatGTTCATCAGCAGCACAGCTTTACACCAGGAGAGAATCAGCTAAAATCATCTGGAGCAGAAACAGATCCTCtttaacacacaaatacataaagaCAGTGGCATAAAAGGGTAAATAAACAGATGCTCCAGATGTTTCAGGGACTGGGGCTGGAACATGAGCAGGTATTTAGTGACAGACACAGGGTTTTTTAGAGTAAGATCTCTCCTAAAGAAGCAGGGAGGCAGGGCAATTGTTGGTAAAGGAGGGCAGTGTGAGCTCTTCTTGTCGGGACCCTGCAGTGTCCTCAGTTTAAAGTGTAGAAGTTGTTTAATCAGATAAAGTCCCGTCCCAAACATAGCCCTGTGCCCTGCCGTCCTCCTCCAAGTCCACACTCTGGGGACATCAGCACCATTCAGACTTACAGGAGGAAACATGTTGGCACAGAAACATTTACTAGTGACTGAGTCCTCGTGGAGCCCCCTGGTGGCTCAGAGGCAGAACAGACTGATCACAGAACTCAGTACCTGATAATCCCTGAAGCTTCTGCAGCGCTGCTTCAATATCAGTTCCAGCTCGAGACACAATGGGGcagaagaacagaataaaatcaCTCTCCTCCACATTAAACACCTCCTCCACATCGAAGGGACCCTCTTTCAGATGTTTTATGAATTCCAGATGAGAGTTCAGTGTCTTTCCCCCCACAGCACAGAAGAATTTAACTTTctctacaacagaaaaaacagaacaggagAGAAACTGAACATGATTCATTCACAGAGCCTCTCTCCTCACGAGAAACTAGTCATTCTCCCTCCACCTTTCACCTTACTACATTTCCTTTCCCACAAATGAAGGAATAAACTCGTCTGAGCGTCTCGACTGGATCCTGGGTGAACGCTGCAGGGTGTGACGGGGGAGTCGTAGCTGACGGTGGAGGGGTCAGTAACTCAGACTGGGTAAAAGAGTGGAGAGAGCAGTGGGAGACAGAAGAGGACGACGTTAACAGAGACGTCACACTCACCTCGATCCAGTGGCTCCTCTTCTTCCATCCTCCGTTTACGTTCCACTTTCTGAAAAACAATAACGCAGTCAGTAAATCCTGATTATTCTGTTTCAGTAGAATTCAGTTCAGTTTGTTTAAAGAGAACTGaagtccagtgttttctgtggtAAGGGTCTAAAGCCTGTTCTGGGGTCAGTGGGGTTTAACAGTGGTCAGTCCTGTAAGTGTCCAGTGTTGTAGTGTAGGGTACGAGAGCAGCAGATAAATCACTCACCGGGTCatctgcaggaggaggaggaggaggaggaggagcgaTGGTgtggaggaaagaaaagaaaagagagaatgatgaactgtaacagtttcaCTGATATTAGAATAAAACAGAACTGTCTTCATTATAAAATACAGCAGAACTTACTCCACTGTGCTGTGTACAGTTAACGTGTCCAACaatataaaatctaaaatgatCTCAGTAAataaagagtgagtgtgtgttgtgatgtagagaggtgtgttctctgtgtgtgaccAGAGGGTGTTTTACACACAGCTGAGCTGTAAACAGTGAGTTGATCAGAGCTCGGTGTTGGACACTGTTCTGTTCTCAGCTCCAGATCAGTGTCAGACAGGTCACAGTCACAGCTCACCTTTGGAGGAGTTTGATCTGAATTTGTCCATTGTACAGTCCAGACCAGGTCTGTGGTGTTTCTGAGGAACTCTGGGAGGTTGCTGACGTTAAAACACTGTTTTACACACGACGCACGCTGGGGTTTCTTCAAGAAACTGAGAAGGAAACAGAAACATCTCAACAGTCACTTCATCTGAACGTATCAGCAGTCGGACTGAAGAATGACCATCAATACGGAGACCCACATTTCACTGAGATGTGATCATTTGACTTTACATTTCCAGTTAGATACAGAGAGTCTAATCAGTGACACTGCAGATGGTCTTTTTACCCCCCTGCCCTGCTCACTGAAGGAAGATTGTCTGCTGGATTCTCCTGTGGTTCACACCAGCTgctctactgctgccagcctctgaccccTCGACCTTACCCACAATCCTCAgttatatcatcatcatcatcttttttttattttccactttaTCCATTTCAGTGTCGCGGTGCATCAGTTCCACTGTAGTAATGACCAGGATTAGCTTCCAAatctattataattattacttCCTCAGACTGATACAACTACCATATGGTCCACTTCTACTCTATGTTTctcaattttatattttattctttacCATTGCTCCTccgttcctttaaattatttttattattttttatatcatATGCTCCAATAGCTTAATCTGCGTTTTCATGTTCTGTAAATGGTACTATCCTCTCTATTGAGAAGTCTGTTGTGTTCGTTGGTTGCTACTGGCTACTAAATATCCTTAGGGATTAATAAAGTATCCATCtcttattaatataattactaTTTATTGTTGTATTGTGGTTCTTACATCCATGACTGTTACATCAGTACTTCACTAAACTGTAGCTTAATGACAGACTAAAGGACTGTTCACACTGAatctgattgtttttttttgcctcttcTTCTGGTGTTACTGGTGACGTACTCAGATGCGAAATCACATACCGCTCTGAAATAACTGATCATTTGTAGTTCCAAACATATTTAGGGTGATGTTTAATCACGCTTTGTCCCTCCACGGCGTTA from Hoplias malabaricus isolate fHopMal1 chromosome 2, fHopMal1.hap1, whole genome shotgun sequence encodes the following:
- the LOC136676003 gene encoding uncharacterized protein gives rise to the protein MEEEEPLDREKVKFFCAVGGKTLNSHLEFIKHLKEGPFDVEEVFNVEESDFILFFCPIVSRAGTDIEAALQKLQGLSDTKPAILVVLHHTFDPYITLPESSRSVNTKNTFTVDCVFHEDRGLLQCPRNQDAVKKVSEWIKPLKVERKRLKREVERLKREKVKFFCAVGGKTLNSHLEFIKHLKEGPFDVEEVFNVEESNFILFFCPIVSQAGTDIEAALQKLQRLSDTKPAVLVVLHHTIDPNITLKDSSRNVNRENTLTVDCVFHEDRGLLQCPRNQDAVKKVSEWIKPLAKKQDTAQWSKFCCIL